The genome window GAAAACATGCGCGGAATAAAACCTCCTTTCATGGTTTCACTGGCCGCTACGTAATAACTACGGGCACGGGGAGCCAATAAGTAAAAAGGAGGAATAATGGTGTTTTTGTAGCCCCATTTAGCCGCGCAGAAAATGTGGTAAAAAGCGATTACATCCGCGAAGTAAGTCTGGTGATTAGAGAGGAAAAGTACATTGTTTATCGGCAGGTCCTTCAAATGCTCCATCCCCTCAATTCTCACCCGATTATAGAGCGTGTAGCGGAAATAGGTTATCCAGCCTACAATAGACATAAGGATTCGCTTGAGAAAAAGGAAATTTCCAAAAGGGTCCTGCTCAAACAGCCCCAAAAAATCCAGGGGCATCAGAAAACGTGGCAGGAGGCTATATCGGGTTGGTGGCTTCGTGTTCATCCAGGGAAAAACCAATAGCTTATCTACGTAAAGCTAAAATAGCGGTGCAATGTTTTCAAAAAATAGTACCAAAAAATTAGTTGAAAACGTGCTCCACTCCGTTAAAGGCTGCGCCTGAGACAAGAAATTACAGCTTATAAAAAAAATATTTTAACTGAGTTAAACCTTTCCCGCACGGGTTTATCAAACGGGCAAATAACACAAAAACACCCGGAGACTATCGAATAAAATTTACCTGCCTAATATAAAGTACCACTCACTAACAGAACCAATTCAATGAAACGATTTACACTGGCAGGAATTATCGCTTTAGCATTCACTATTACCCACACCGTAACAGCCCAGGTTCAGGTAGGCCTCCGCGGAGGCGCTACCTGGTCTGGAGTCTCAAAACCGAGCTACTTAAATAATTTGCCCACTGATATCAAGTTCGAACCTGGTCTAACGGGCGCTGTATTTTTGGAGATTCCCCTGAGCAACCGGGTTTCGTTCCGGCCAGAAGTGCAGTACATGCAGAAAGGTTTTGCTATCCGCCAAAGCTTCGATATTGGTCTGGGTGGTGGCTTCAACATTCCGCTAGGCGCGAAGGTCGCTTATCAGACACGTTTTATCGAAACGCCACTGCTGTTTAAAGTCAACCTGAACGA of Tellurirhabdus bombi contains these proteins:
- a CDS encoding lysophospholipid acyltransferase family protein is translated as MNTKPPTRYSLLPRFLMPLDFLGLFEQDPFGNFLFLKRILMSIVGWITYFRYTLYNRVRIEGMEHLKDLPINNVLFLSNHQTYFADVIAFYHIFCAAKWGYKNTIIPPFYLLAPRARSYYVAASETMKGGFIPRMFSMGGAIQVERSWRSKGQDVNREVDKSAGNRIGMALDHGWVVSFPQGTTSPYAPVRKGTAHILKEDAPIVVPIVINGFRRAFDKKGLRLKKQNTVLSVRIKPPLAYSPDESIDDLVDKVRSAIEQDIPKEKLTWLM
- a CDS encoding porin family protein, translating into MKRFTLAGIIALAFTITHTVTAQVQVGLRGGATWSGVSKPSYLNNLPTDIKFEPGLTGAVFLEIPLSNRVSFRPEVQYMQKGFAIRQSFDIGLGGGFNIPLGAKVAYQTRFIETPLLFKVNLNDGPVQGYLLAGGSAGYAANGRIRTRGSGIFQTRPIDFPIEMGNGAFNRWDFSAIAGLGLSAEVGAGKFFAEARYQHGFSRQYELSILQLPIRNRGLSASIGYSFPIGQ